One genomic segment of Scylla paramamosain isolate STU-SP2022 chromosome 9, ASM3559412v1, whole genome shotgun sequence includes these proteins:
- the LOC135103489 gene encoding dnaJ homolog subfamily C member 28-like has translation MLHSPGSLVWRVVRLHGQRVSWRTTRNVHSRHTAYLESLQVLGLPEGSDQAAVRECFLKLAKKLHPDSGHPEASAEQFQVVEKAYRSLLNKFSEERVERQWCEGEYGLYYRHKRAEEHYEEEEEEEQDIKHTAPQHRQYLSYEGIGMGTPSQRQKQYASYQAMRAASSVNEYKVKKISAEYPETALQQKERAAARKIRTRYGIDRMVDDMIQEAMAKGEFDNLSNAGKPLKERPINPYVDTVTHRINEVLINNGYAPEWVLLEKEIREAREDLRNSLKIVREQLGPLPLTKEEEKRWSVCQELLQPKITALNKKIDNYNLLVPLLKQQVTHFPMHREAHKILTEGQSRSREELQQEEQQPSEEKERQRMFSSAWNIFRLFRMYR, from the exons ATGCTGCACTCCCCAGGAAGCCTTGTGTGGCGGGTGGTGCGACTACATGGACAGAGAGTGAGCTGGCGCACCACTAGGAATGTCCACTCCCGCCACACTGCTTATCTA GAGTCACTGCAAGTGCTGGGCCTGCCTGAGGGCAGCGACCAGGCTGCTGTGAGGGAATGCTTCCTTAAACTAGCCAAGAAGCTGCACCCAGACAGTGGGCATCCTGAGGCCAGTGCTGAACAGTTCCAAGTG GTTGAGAAAGCCTACCGTAGCCTACTGAACAAGTTTAGTGAGGAGCGTGTAGAGCGGCAGTGGTGTGAGGGGGAGTATGGCCTCTACTACAGACATAAGAGGGCAGAGGAGcactatgaggaggaggaagaggaagaacaggatatCAAG caCACAGCACCCCAACACCGGCAGTACCTCAGCTACGAGGGGATAGGGATGGGGACACCCTCACAGCGGCAGAAGCAGTACGCCAGCTACCAAGCCATGAGGGCAGCAAGCAGTGTGAATGAGTACAAGGTGAAGAAGATCTCAGCCGAGTACCCTGAAACAGCCTTacagcagaaagagagagctgCTGCCAGGAAGATCAGAAccag ATATGGCATTGACCGCATGGTGGATGACATGATTCAGGAAGCCATGGCCAAGGGAGAGTTTGACAACCTGTCCAATGCTGGTAAACCCCTCAAGGAGCGGCCCATCAATCCCTATGTGGATACTGTCACACATCGCATCAATGAG GTGCTAATCAACAATGGGTATGCCCCTGAGTGGGTGCTACTGGAGAAAGAGATCAGAGAGGCACGAGAGGACCTGCGGAATTCTCTGAAGATTGTTAGAGAGCAGCTGGgaccccttcccctcaccaaagaggaagag AAGAGATGGTCAGTGTGCCAGGAGCTGCTGCAGCCCAAGATAACTGCCTTAAACAAGAAAATTGACAATTACAACCTACTTGTACCTCTCCTTAAGCAGCAGGTGACCCACTTCCCAATGCACCGTGAGGCACACAAAATCCTGACAGAGGGACAGAGCAGGAGCAGAGAGGAGTTGCAGCAAGAAGAGCAGCAACctagtgaagaaaaagagaggcaaAGAATGTTTTCATCAGCATGGAATATATTCAGGTTGTTCAGAATGTATAGGTAG